One genomic window of Candidatus Pseudobacter hemicellulosilyticus includes the following:
- a CDS encoding TonB-dependent receptor has translation MKSRNQNPGAKKASFFVKRRLGCFATFFGCCLWAPAFSEMPNLTAPADNPIFSSADTVRPIKGTVLDDKGNPLAGASITIKNADGGASTDADGKFQLSVSSDRQVLVISFTGFQTRELMVGKQTELTISLQPGGNEMDQVIVVGYGAVKKSDLTGSVASVKGEKITQSSSGSFESLLQGRVSGLQVINPNNDNPQGGTTVRVRGVSSINGSNSPLVVIDGIPLGEAGNLNAVNPNIIASIEVLKDASATAIYGSRGANGVIMITTKRGANNRANVWFNQKTSFGLFSKPLDLWKDALRMATLEDEAMENAGLEPRYVGRRDASGIYYPSRQEIRTGAWPYYTDWTKYVFRKPSVTYDYNVGVEGGNRTNHYYVSLGYMKGEGMQIGDDYTRISLDLSYDHKVSDNLLVRTKAGLWKGKRNTNYGMNYARNPLFPVYNGDGSYFKAYDQDYGNPLAMTNERVNNAGNMDAYATVQMDWDIVKGLQLILRGNTRGGSGESYFFNPPIHTLGGDLYNGEGGMGSSNWLNFTTDAYLTYTQRFADKHQFSIMGGINYENTVSKGLNVVGQGFANVILKEENLAGADKQIINNSRSETTLASGFSRLNYTFNDRYLFTFTARADGSSKFGTDNKWGFFPSGAVSWKMEEEDFIRDLNFFDQLKLRASYGISGNQGISPYQSFSQFGQDYYYLNDKEYIIYGVGREVGREGIGNRYVTWGGMANNNLRWEKTAQLDIGIDLAFLDNRIALTADYYHKRTTDLLRQQFLNPSTGFDRVWTNDGKVENKGFEFSLDARIIDKGKWQFNAGVIFNMNRNKVLDIGSQESSGYITDASGNRYEPYGGGIFNDAYLNVLAIGQPINSFYGYRVDGIVQGKPQNTYKMNQPGELNYIGLKDDGTLDPNARTIIGDPNPDFTASLNLQLTHTSGFDFNVLFYGMYGNDIFATRKLDAPGLQEGRWTAEQPNNERPRLRADRQYFASSWFVEDGSFLRIQHITLGYRLPTSSIKFLDQGRVYLNVSNPVTWTRTHEFDPEVGENGRGAAAYPRITSITAGLEIKF, from the coding sequence ATGAAAAGTCGTAACCAGAACCCTGGGGCGAAAAAGGCCTCGTTTTTTGTAAAACGAAGGCTTGGCTGCTTCGCCACCTTTTTCGGCTGCTGCCTGTGGGCCCCGGCCTTCAGCGAAATGCCCAACCTTACTGCACCTGCAGACAACCCGATCTTTAGTTCGGCGGACACTGTACGTCCTATAAAAGGCACCGTCCTGGACGATAAAGGCAACCCGCTCGCCGGCGCCTCCATCACCATCAAAAATGCGGACGGTGGCGCTTCCACGGATGCCGATGGCAAATTCCAGCTCAGCGTCAGCTCTGACCGCCAGGTGCTGGTGATCAGCTTCACCGGTTTCCAGACCCGCGAGCTCATGGTGGGTAAACAAACGGAGCTGACCATCTCCCTGCAACCTGGCGGTAACGAAATGGACCAGGTGATTGTAGTGGGTTACGGCGCCGTGAAGAAAAGTGATCTGACCGGCAGCGTGGCCAGTGTGAAAGGAGAGAAGATCACACAGTCGTCCTCCGGCAGCTTCGAGAGCCTCCTGCAGGGCCGCGTATCCGGTCTGCAGGTCATCAATCCCAATAATGATAACCCACAGGGCGGCACTACGGTCCGCGTGCGGGGCGTCAGCTCCATCAACGGCTCCAACTCGCCGCTGGTGGTGATTGACGGTATCCCACTCGGTGAGGCCGGCAACCTGAATGCCGTGAACCCGAATATCATTGCCAGCATCGAAGTGTTGAAAGATGCTTCGGCCACGGCTATCTATGGCTCCCGCGGCGCTAACGGGGTCATCATGATCACTACCAAACGCGGCGCCAATAACAGGGCCAATGTATGGTTCAACCAGAAGACCAGCTTCGGCCTTTTCAGTAAGCCGCTGGATCTCTGGAAAGATGCCCTCAGGATGGCGACCCTGGAAGATGAGGCCATGGAGAATGCCGGCCTGGAACCGCGGTATGTAGGCAGAAGGGATGCCAGCGGTATCTACTATCCTTCCCGCCAGGAGATCCGCACCGGCGCCTGGCCCTATTATACCGACTGGACCAAATACGTGTTCCGCAAACCTTCTGTTACCTATGATTATAACGTAGGCGTGGAAGGCGGTAACAGGACCAATCACTATTATGTCAGCCTCGGCTATATGAAAGGCGAAGGCATGCAGATAGGGGACGACTATACCCGTATCTCCCTGGATCTGTCCTATGATCATAAAGTGTCCGACAACCTGCTGGTGCGTACCAAGGCCGGTCTCTGGAAAGGAAAAAGGAATACCAACTATGGGATGAACTATGCCCGCAATCCCCTGTTCCCCGTATACAATGGGGACGGCTCTTATTTCAAAGCCTACGACCAGGACTATGGCAATCCCCTCGCCATGACCAATGAACGCGTCAACAACGCCGGTAATATGGATGCCTATGCCACGGTACAGATGGACTGGGATATTGTCAAAGGCCTCCAGCTGATCCTGCGTGGTAATACCCGCGGCGGCTCGGGCGAAAGCTATTTCTTTAACCCGCCGATCCATACGCTGGGGGGCGACCTGTACAATGGCGAGGGCGGTATGGGTTCGTCCAACTGGCTCAACTTCACTACAGATGCTTACCTGACCTATACGCAACGTTTTGCGGACAAACACCAGTTCAGTATCATGGGCGGTATCAACTATGAGAACACCGTTAGCAAGGGCCTCAACGTGGTAGGGCAGGGCTTTGCCAACGTGATCCTCAAAGAAGAGAACCTGGCCGGGGCTGACAAGCAGATCATCAATAACAGCCGTTCCGAGACCACCCTGGCCTCCGGCTTTTCCCGGCTTAACTATACGTTCAACGATCGTTACCTGTTCACCTTCACAGCAAGGGCTGACGGTAGCTCCAAATTCGGTACCGATAACAAATGGGGCTTTTTCCCCTCCGGCGCTGTCAGCTGGAAAATGGAGGAAGAGGATTTTATCCGCGACCTCAATTTCTTTGATCAGCTGAAACTCCGCGCCAGCTACGGCATCTCCGGTAACCAGGGCATCTCTCCCTACCAGTCTTTCAGCCAGTTTGGACAGGACTACTATTACCTGAACGATAAAGAATACATCATCTACGGCGTAGGCCGGGAAGTGGGCCGCGAAGGGATCGGCAACCGCTACGTCACCTGGGGCGGTATGGCCAATAATAACCTGCGCTGGGAAAAAACAGCCCAGCTGGATATTGGTATAGATCTGGCCTTCCTGGACAACCGTATCGCTCTGACCGCCGATTATTACCATAAACGCACTACCGACCTGCTGCGCCAGCAGTTCCTGAACCCAAGTACAGGGTTCGACAGGGTATGGACCAATGACGGCAAAGTGGAGAACAAAGGATTTGAATTTTCGCTGGACGCCCGCATCATTGACAAAGGCAAATGGCAGTTCAATGCCGGGGTGATCTTCAATATGAACCGCAACAAAGTACTGGACATCGGTTCCCAGGAAAGCTCAGGTTATATCACCGATGCCAGCGGCAACCGCTATGAGCCCTATGGCGGCGGTATCTTCAACGATGCCTACCTGAACGTGCTGGCCATTGGTCAGCCCATCAATTCCTTTTACGGCTACCGTGTGGATGGCATCGTCCAGGGCAAGCCGCAGAATACCTATAAAATGAACCAGCCCGGTGAGCTGAACTATATCGGGCTGAAAGATGACGGCACGCTGGATCCCAATGCCCGTACCATCATTGGTGATCCCAACCCGGACTTTACGGCCAGTCTCAACCTCCAGCTGACCCATACTTCCGGCTTTGATTTCAATGTGCTGTTCTACGGCATGTACGGCAATGATATTTTCGCCACCCGCAAACTGGATGCACCTGGTTTGCAGGAGGGGCGCTGGACAGCAGAGCAACCCAATAACGAGCGGCCCCGCCTGCGGGCCGACCGCCAGTATTTTGCTTCTTCCTGGTTTGTGGAGGATGGTTCCTTCCTGCGGATCCAGCATATCACGCTGGGATACCGGCTGCCTACCAGCAGCATCAAATTCCTGGACCAGGGACGTGTATATCTCAACGTGAGCAATCCCGTGACCTGGACCAGGACCCACGAGTTTGACCCGGAAGTAGGGGAGAACGGTCGCGGTGCAGCCGCCTATCCGCGGATCACCAGTATTACGGCCGGCCTGGAAATCAAATTTTAA
- a CDS encoding GH92 family glycosyl hydrolase, whose product MKKLVLAALLISGQLLAQQPASPLQYVDPTIGGVGVILEPARPTVQLPNSMLRVYPMKRDQIDDQISHFPLNVPSHRLNWVFGFLPVNGPLQESSWSRKLTIGKETLTPYYYQVSSEDATQQVEFTLSERSGFFRVYFKDQQDHYLRFGILNGNGELQVSGKRVISGMENFFGMKAYFYAETDTDLGAVETKQVGNNKVLLIHAGNKADVISMRYGVSYISVEQAKYNLQQEIKDWNFSALKNKAYAAWDKALSLIHINGGTIAQKRVFYTSLYRCYERMVNINEYGKYYSGYDHQVHTSNEPFYVDNWLWDTYIALEPLHMILHPKQEAAKIRSYLTMYDQTGWMPSFSTVFGDWPAMTGNNAAIWMTDAWFKGIRDFDVQKAYQGMKKGALESTILPWNNGPLTSLDSFYQEHGYMPGLLPGEPETEPRVDTSWEKRQAVSVTIDNSYSDWCIAQLAPEVDKAADRNLFLKRAKNYEKVFRADKGIVWPKDKDGNWIEPYDPSLSGREYFTEINAYNFNWAAKHDLEGLFKLMGGVKGAESTLDQLFREDLGLPRYKFWRIQPDASGLTGQFVMGNEPTFHIPYLYNYMGAPWKTQKRIRMLLDTWFPDNLFGLPGDEDGGGMCAFVVFSMMGFFPVTPGIPVYTIGSPVFNDMRMQLPNGKQFRVTATNNSAENKFIQKASFNGRPLEKTWFTHEELMAGGVLTLVMGAEPNTRWGSRPEDAPPSSINYSNKKY is encoded by the coding sequence ATGAAGAAATTAGTGTTAGCAGCATTATTGATCAGTGGACAATTGCTGGCGCAGCAGCCCGCATCACCTTTACAGTATGTTGATCCCACCATTGGTGGAGTAGGGGTGATCCTGGAGCCCGCCCGCCCAACTGTTCAGCTGCCCAACAGTATGCTGCGGGTGTACCCTATGAAGCGCGACCAGATCGACGACCAGATCAGTCATTTCCCCCTCAATGTGCCCTCGCACCGCCTCAACTGGGTCTTTGGTTTTCTGCCGGTAAATGGCCCTTTGCAGGAGTCCAGCTGGAGCAGGAAACTCACCATTGGTAAAGAGACGCTGACGCCCTATTATTACCAGGTAAGCTCAGAAGACGCCACACAGCAGGTGGAGTTCACCCTGTCGGAGCGCAGCGGTTTTTTCCGGGTGTACTTTAAAGACCAGCAGGATCATTACCTGCGTTTCGGCATCCTGAATGGCAATGGTGAATTACAGGTGAGTGGTAAACGGGTGATCTCAGGCATGGAGAATTTCTTTGGCATGAAAGCGTATTTCTATGCCGAAACAGATACCGACCTGGGCGCTGTGGAAACAAAACAGGTGGGCAATAATAAAGTGCTGCTGATCCATGCCGGTAATAAAGCTGATGTTATCAGCATGCGTTATGGCGTATCCTATATCAGCGTTGAGCAGGCTAAATACAATCTCCAGCAGGAGATCAAAGACTGGAATTTTTCGGCATTGAAGAACAAAGCCTATGCAGCCTGGGATAAGGCCCTATCGCTGATACATATCAATGGCGGTACCATTGCGCAGAAGCGCGTGTTCTACACTTCACTGTATCGCTGTTATGAGCGCATGGTCAATATCAATGAATACGGTAAATATTACAGTGGTTATGATCACCAGGTCCATACCTCCAATGAACCCTTTTACGTGGACAACTGGCTATGGGATACCTATATTGCCCTGGAGCCCCTGCACATGATCCTGCATCCAAAGCAGGAGGCGGCCAAGATCCGGTCTTACCTCACCATGTATGATCAGACAGGATGGATGCCTTCTTTCTCCACCGTCTTTGGCGACTGGCCCGCTATGACCGGCAACAATGCCGCCATCTGGATGACCGATGCCTGGTTCAAAGGGATCCGGGATTTTGATGTGCAGAAAGCTTACCAGGGAATGAAGAAAGGCGCCCTGGAATCCACTATCCTGCCCTGGAACAATGGGCCGCTGACATCGCTGGATTCTTTTTACCAGGAACATGGCTATATGCCCGGCCTGCTCCCCGGAGAGCCAGAGACAGAACCCCGTGTAGACACCAGCTGGGAAAAGCGACAGGCCGTATCCGTGACCATTGATAACAGTTATAGCGACTGGTGCATTGCACAGCTGGCGCCCGAAGTGGACAAGGCTGCTGACCGAAACCTGTTCCTCAAAAGAGCAAAGAACTATGAAAAAGTTTTCCGGGCAGATAAGGGGATCGTATGGCCCAAAGACAAAGACGGCAACTGGATAGAACCCTATGATCCCAGTTTGTCCGGCCGCGAATATTTTACCGAGATCAATGCCTATAATTTCAACTGGGCTGCCAAACATGATCTTGAAGGATTATTCAAACTGATGGGTGGGGTGAAAGGAGCGGAGTCCACATTGGATCAGCTTTTCCGGGAGGATCTGGGCCTGCCGAGGTATAAATTCTGGCGGATACAGCCGGATGCTTCCGGCCTCACCGGGCAGTTTGTAATGGGCAACGAGCCCACTTTCCATATTCCTTACCTGTACAATTATATGGGCGCCCCCTGGAAAACACAGAAGCGTATCCGCATGCTGCTGGACACCTGGTTCCCGGATAATCTTTTCGGCCTTCCCGGAGACGAGGACGGCGGCGGCATGTGCGCCTTCGTCGTATTCTCCATGATGGGCTTTTTTCCGGTCACGCCCGGTATACCGGTGTATACCATCGGCAGCCCTGTATTCAATGATATGCGGATGCAGCTGCCCAACGGCAAACAATTCCGGGTAACGGCTACCAATAATTCGGCGGAGAACAAATTCATCCAAAAAGCCAGCTTCAACGGCAGGCCGCTGGAAAAGACCTGGTTCACGCATGAAGAGCTGATGGCCGGTGGCGTACTGACCCTGGTGATGGGGGCTGAGCCCAATACCCGCTGGGGCAGCAGGCCGGAAGATGCTCCCCCTTCTTCCATAAATTATTCCAATAAAAAATACTAA
- a CDS encoding RagB/SusD family nutrient uptake outer membrane protein: protein MKAILTITAVALLSLSSCKKMLEEDPYGVFSNNNYYNTEADALNALLYAYDPINNIEYGARFLFNLADITTNQYKSYNRGLETNLYTWDVNSNTEEFLYFFKYAFLSISRANSVLENVDGMENITAASRRQFLGEAHFLRAFNYFMLVRTYGSVPLHENVVQSISQARANYGSIETLYNFIIKDLEEAISLMSISKQAGRADKVAAQFLLSKVYLTMASSKMTGAPGYEWVGDPEQVYARAAEYGSAVVNNQSVYGLDPNLLNVYDVNHQADGMEHLFITSMYRDGRGYEGNYSQLPQMFGIGLPVIWISSSITGGLGVQKVIEATGCWSYYRVDNNFYDTYANQDLRKQLMVTTIYNENGSVLANWDPSNISSGNATLNAFYYPFCRKYTDPISLGTRTSANLYLMRFAEAALTYAEAAGPTTEGYLWANRVRQRANLDPLPQGLSPQQFREAIWQELTWELAFEGHGIYELRRTNRVLTGITNKTVKAEYAYFYPIPQREVDLNPNN, encoded by the coding sequence ATGAAAGCAATCCTGACCATCACCGCAGTAGCGCTGCTTTCCCTCAGCTCCTGCAAGAAAATGCTGGAAGAAGATCCTTACGGCGTTTTCTCCAATAACAACTATTACAATACGGAGGCGGATGCGCTCAATGCCCTGTTATACGCCTATGATCCCATCAATAATATTGAGTATGGCGCACGCTTCCTGTTCAACCTGGCGGATATTACCACCAACCAGTATAAATCCTATAACCGTGGGCTGGAGACCAATCTTTACACCTGGGATGTGAACAGCAATACGGAAGAGTTCCTGTATTTCTTTAAATATGCCTTCCTGAGTATCAGCAGGGCCAATTCCGTCCTCGAAAATGTAGACGGCATGGAGAACATCACTGCTGCCAGCAGGAGACAGTTCCTGGGGGAGGCGCATTTCCTGCGGGCCTTCAATTATTTTATGCTGGTGCGCACCTATGGGTCCGTGCCCCTGCATGAAAACGTGGTGCAGAGCATCAGCCAGGCCCGCGCAAACTATGGCAGTATTGAGACCCTGTACAATTTCATCATCAAAGACCTGGAAGAAGCCATCAGCCTGATGAGTATCTCCAAGCAGGCGGGCCGCGCCGATAAAGTGGCTGCCCAGTTCCTGCTCAGCAAAGTATACCTGACCATGGCCTCTTCCAAAATGACCGGCGCACCCGGTTATGAATGGGTAGGTGATCCTGAGCAGGTCTATGCCCGTGCCGCTGAATATGGCAGCGCTGTAGTGAATAATCAGTCTGTGTATGGGCTCGATCCCAATCTGTTGAACGTATATGATGTCAACCACCAGGCCGATGGCATGGAACATCTCTTCATTACTTCCATGTACCGGGATGGCCGGGGTTATGAAGGCAACTATTCCCAGCTGCCCCAGATGTTTGGCATCGGGTTGCCGGTGATCTGGATCTCCAGCAGCATCACGGGCGGACTGGGTGTACAGAAAGTGATTGAAGCCACTGGTTGCTGGAGCTATTACCGGGTAGACAATAATTTCTACGATACCTATGCCAATCAGGACCTGCGCAAGCAGCTGATGGTAACCACTATCTACAATGAAAATGGTTCTGTGCTGGCTAACTGGGATCCTTCCAATATCAGCAGCGGCAATGCCACGCTGAATGCTTTCTATTATCCTTTCTGCCGTAAATACACCGATCCCATTTCCCTGGGAACCCGTACCAGCGCTAACCTGTACCTGATGCGTTTTGCGGAAGCGGCCCTTACTTATGCAGAGGCGGCCGGACCTACTACGGAAGGTTATCTATGGGCCAACCGCGTACGCCAGCGCGCCAACCTGGACCCGCTGCCGCAAGGGCTGAGCCCGCAGCAGTTCCGGGAAGCCATCTGGCAGGAACTGACCTGGGAACTGGCTTTTGAAGGCCATGGCATTTACGAGCTACGCCGCACCAACCGTGTGCTGACCGGCATCACCAATAAAACGGTGAAAGCGGAGTATGCCTATTTCTATCCCATCCCCCAGCGGGAAGTAGACCTCAACCCCAATAATTAA
- a CDS encoding glycoside hydrolase family 2 TIM barrel-domain containing protein, giving the protein MNVSIGSSQEKRSLLNWEIGYHQQATDKPAKWLPATVPGAVQLDVMKAEHYKQPYWYGDNVLQFDWMEDWYFTYRTSFAKPALGADQRLFFHSKGIDYHFTILLNGQQIHEQEGMFTYVDLDLTDRLQAQNELLIILRPVPKIEEAKVWVKGTETYRQNARESAKPAVSYGWDWHPRLVTRGIWDETFLAVRNKAHLTAAPVTYTLNEERNAASLQLDLEGRSLAGTTYRWLIKDDKGKLLVQQTGPLSADQAIVKAQLDKPRLWWPNGYGDPVLYTSELELLGPDKKLLDKRRQQIGFRTIKLIMNEGAWDEPADFPVTRNVSPASFEVNGQRIFAKGTNWVHPEIFVGLITPALYEKQVRLAKDANMNILRVWGGGITNKESFFDYCDQYGLLVWQEFPLACNNYTDKQSYLDVLEREARSIISRVKTHPCLAVWSGGNELFNSWSRMTDQSLALRLLNSLCYQLDQHTPFIFTSPQYGMGHGYYVFADLEKKEELYQWMSRATKTSYTEYGVPGAASVDMLKSFIPANELFPPKANTAWELHHGLGAWGDHRWLDMQVLEHYFGKIQSLEELVKYSQLTQSEGLQFIYEEARRQKPYCSMALNWCFQEPWPAAANNSLISWPNEVKPAYYSVAKACRPVLASARAPKFSWATGEAFTADVFLLNDTYQALPAADIMVTINFDGKEQTILEWDCPGTRPFENGVGPTARVTIPELKTQFFTVKVAVKGKPEYNSEYTFLHIKNTKR; this is encoded by the coding sequence ATGAACGTTTCCATTGGTTCGTCCCAGGAAAAAAGATCCCTGCTGAACTGGGAGATCGGTTATCACCAGCAGGCCACCGACAAACCGGCCAAATGGCTGCCTGCTACTGTGCCCGGCGCTGTTCAGCTGGATGTGATGAAGGCAGAGCATTATAAACAGCCGTACTGGTATGGCGACAATGTGCTGCAGTTTGACTGGATGGAAGACTGGTATTTCACCTATCGCACCAGCTTTGCCAAACCGGCCCTGGGGGCAGATCAGCGGCTTTTCTTTCATTCCAAAGGGATCGATTACCATTTTACCATATTGCTGAATGGTCAGCAAATACATGAACAGGAAGGGATGTTCACCTATGTGGACCTGGACCTGACGGACAGGCTGCAGGCGCAGAATGAATTACTGATCATCCTGCGGCCTGTTCCCAAAATTGAGGAAGCCAAAGTATGGGTGAAGGGCACGGAGACCTATCGCCAGAACGCCCGGGAGAGCGCCAAGCCGGCTGTGAGCTATGGCTGGGACTGGCATCCGCGGCTGGTGACAAGAGGTATCTGGGATGAGACTTTCCTCGCTGTTCGCAACAAAGCGCATCTCACTGCGGCCCCTGTTACCTATACGCTCAACGAAGAGCGCAATGCGGCCAGCCTGCAGCTGGACCTGGAAGGAAGGTCCCTGGCAGGTACAACCTATCGCTGGCTGATCAAAGATGATAAGGGCAAATTGCTGGTACAGCAAACTGGTCCGCTGAGCGCAGACCAGGCCATTGTCAAAGCACAGCTGGACAAGCCCCGGCTCTGGTGGCCCAACGGTTATGGCGATCCCGTACTCTATACCAGTGAACTGGAATTACTGGGGCCGGATAAAAAACTGCTGGACAAACGCCGGCAGCAGATCGGCTTCCGCACCATTAAACTGATCATGAATGAAGGCGCCTGGGATGAGCCCGCTGATTTCCCCGTGACCCGCAATGTATCGCCCGCCAGCTTTGAAGTGAATGGCCAGCGCATTTTTGCCAAGGGTACCAACTGGGTACACCCGGAGATCTTTGTAGGATTGATCACGCCTGCACTTTATGAAAAGCAGGTAAGGCTGGCCAAGGACGCCAATATGAATATCCTCCGCGTATGGGGCGGTGGCATCACCAATAAAGAATCATTTTTTGATTACTGTGATCAGTACGGGCTGCTGGTATGGCAGGAATTCCCGCTGGCCTGTAACAACTATACCGATAAGCAAAGTTACCTGGATGTGCTGGAGCGGGAGGCGAGGAGTATTATCAGTCGCGTCAAAACCCATCCCTGCCTGGCTGTCTGGAGCGGCGGGAATGAATTGTTCAACAGCTGGAGCCGGATGACGGACCAGTCGCTGGCCTTACGCCTGCTCAATAGTCTCTGTTACCAGCTGGACCAGCATACGCCTTTTATTTTTACCTCGCCGCAATATGGCATGGGCCATGGGTATTACGTGTTTGCCGACCTGGAAAAAAAGGAAGAGCTGTACCAGTGGATGAGCCGCGCTACTAAAACTTCTTATACAGAGTATGGCGTTCCGGGTGCTGCCAGTGTGGATATGCTGAAAAGCTTTATCCCTGCTAATGAGCTGTTCCCTCCCAAAGCCAATACGGCCTGGGAACTGCACCATGGGCTGGGTGCCTGGGGCGATCATCGCTGGCTGGATATGCAAGTGCTGGAACATTATTTTGGTAAGATCCAATCGCTGGAAGAGCTGGTGAAATATAGCCAGCTGACCCAGTCGGAGGGACTGCAATTCATATACGAGGAAGCGCGGCGGCAGAAGCCCTATTGCAGTATGGCCCTCAACTGGTGCTTCCAGGAGCCCTGGCCGGCAGCTGCCAATAACAGCCTGATCAGCTGGCCCAATGAAGTAAAACCCGCTTACTACAGCGTGGCCAAAGCCTGTCGGCCTGTACTGGCCAGCGCCCGTGCGCCCAAATTTTCCTGGGCTACCGGCGAGGCATTCACTGCGGATGTATTTCTTTTAAACGATACTTACCAGGCCCTGCCTGCTGCTGATATCATGGTGACCATTAACTTTGACGGTAAGGAGCAAACCATCCTTGAATGGGATTGCCCGGGTACCCGGCCTTTTGAAAATGGGGTGGGTCCTACCGCCCGCGTCACCATACCCGAACTGAAAACGCAATTCTTTACCGTAAAAGTGGCAGTGAAAGGAAAGCCGGAATACAATTCGGAATATACTTTCCTGCATATTAAAAACACTAAACGCTAA
- a CDS encoding sialate O-acetylesterase: MRQLFYAIVFFIGTSASAQLKVAAIFGNHMVLQQGINAPVWGWAAPNTKLSIRIAEQTIPAEADATGKWMARLPLLNAGGPYTLEISTGSDRISFSDVLVGEVWLASGQSNMWWPVNLAANPEAEISNANDNSIRLLTVPQQSSTELVNDLGPVQWQPCSPAVIKDFSAVGYAFARNLRQELKVPVGIIHASWGATPAEAWTSGALLRTMPAFRDTLRKLPDAGNWDRFVDNSNQLDAQRQAIMTNAKEGLQQNAHKLSYNDADWGKASYPLNAGTNLEAPGYWGFIWLRKKISVDQSLSGKTIKLVLPYLTAEQVDIYWDGKPVVEKTKAVNGAVEYVLPVKTIAKGGHLLAIRNYSNWGIHKVGVDGVPARITSDAGSKTIVLDGEWRFNRNLEPAVAQWQNWYTTPTVLYNKMIAPIMPYGLKGFIWYQGESNASRAKEYQILFPLMINDWRIGFQQGPLPFLFVQLANFMAKDEQPPARSEWAELREAQTMTLQYPNTGMAVAIDIGDANDIHPKNKQEVGRRLSLAARQVAYGEAVSWRGPVYDSMKIQDAVIRLYFNSSNGLQFSNSSGQQHFAVAGADKQWHWADEVAIEGNCILVRCSKVKNPVAVRYAWGNNPAAGLTDGAAMPASPFRTDDW, encoded by the coding sequence ATGCGTCAGCTTTTCTATGCAATTGTATTCTTTATTGGAACATCAGCATCAGCCCAACTCAAAGTAGCCGCCATATTCGGCAACCATATGGTATTGCAGCAGGGCATCAACGCGCCTGTATGGGGCTGGGCTGCTCCCAACACGAAACTCAGTATCCGCATTGCGGAGCAAACTATTCCCGCAGAGGCTGATGCCACCGGCAAATGGATGGCGAGGCTACCCTTATTAAATGCAGGTGGCCCGTATACTTTGGAGATCAGCACCGGCTCCGACAGGATCTCTTTTTCGGATGTGCTGGTGGGTGAGGTCTGGCTGGCTTCGGGGCAGTCGAACATGTGGTGGCCCGTAAATTTAGCTGCCAATCCGGAAGCGGAGATCAGCAATGCCAATGATAACAGTATTCGTTTGCTGACCGTGCCACAGCAAAGCAGCACGGAACTGGTGAATGACCTTGGTCCGGTACAATGGCAGCCCTGTTCGCCGGCAGTCATCAAAGATTTCAGCGCCGTGGGGTATGCTTTTGCCCGTAACCTGCGACAGGAGCTGAAAGTACCAGTAGGTATCATTCATGCCAGCTGGGGCGCCACGCCTGCCGAGGCCTGGACTAGTGGGGCGCTGCTGCGGACCATGCCCGCCTTCCGGGATACCCTGCGCAAACTGCCGGATGCTGGCAACTGGGACAGGTTTGTAGACAACAGCAACCAGCTGGATGCCCAACGCCAGGCCATCATGACCAATGCAAAAGAGGGCCTTCAACAAAACGCACACAAGCTTAGCTATAATGATGCGGACTGGGGAAAAGCCAGCTACCCGCTCAATGCCGGTACTAACCTGGAAGCGCCAGGTTATTGGGGTTTTATCTGGCTGCGCAAAAAGATCAGTGTTGATCAATCGCTCAGCGGTAAAACCATTAAACTGGTGCTGCCTTATCTCACCGCCGAGCAGGTGGATATTTACTGGGATGGCAAACCGGTAGTGGAAAAGACTAAAGCAGTGAACGGAGCGGTTGAATATGTATTGCCGGTAAAAACCATTGCCAAAGGCGGGCACCTGCTCGCTATCCGCAATTACAGCAACTGGGGTATCCATAAGGTAGGCGTTGACGGGGTGCCGGCCCGCATTACCAGTGATGCCGGCAGCAAAACAATTGTGCTGGATGGGGAATGGCGTTTCAACCGGAACCTGGAACCTGCTGTAGCGCAATGGCAGAACTGGTATACCACGCCCACCGTATTGTACAATAAGATGATTGCCCCCATTATGCCTTATGGCCTCAAAGGGTTTATCTGGTACCAGGGAGAATCCAATGCTTCCCGCGCCAAAGAATACCAGATCTTGTTCCCATTAATGATCAACGACTGGCGCATCGGCTTCCAGCAGGGACCCTTGCCTTTTCTTTTTGTGCAGCTGGCCAATTTCATGGCTAAAGATGAGCAACCCCCTGCCCGCAGTGAATGGGCGGAGCTGCGTGAAGCACAAACAATGACCCTGCAATATCCCAATACAGGTATGGCAGTAGCTATTGATATTGGTGATGCCAATGATATTCATCCCAAAAACAAACAGGAAGTAGGCAGAAGGCTGTCCCTGGCCGCCCGCCAGGTGGCTTACGGCGAAGCTGTCAGCTGGCGCGGTCCTGTCTATGATTCTATGAAAATACAGGACGCGGTGATCCGCTTATATTTTAACAGTAGCAATGGCCTGCAGTTCAGCAATAGCAGCGGGCAGCAGCATTTTGCTGTGGCCGGGGCCGATAAACAATGGCATTGGGCCGATGAAGTGGCCATTGAAGGCAATTGCATTTTAGTGCGTTGCAGTAAAGTGAAAAACCCCGTAGCTGTCCGCTATGCCTGGGGCAATAATCCGGCAGCAGGACTAACAGATGGAGCAGCCATGCCTGCTTCCCCTTTCCGTACAGACGATTGGTAA